Proteins found in one Thermoflexus sp. genomic segment:
- a CDS encoding 3-isopropylmalate dehydratase small subunit — translation MRLRGRVWKYGDHINTDVIFPGKYTYTITDPAEMARHALEDLDPAFAREVRPGDIIVAGRNWGCGSSREQAVIALKAAGVRAIIAKSFARIYFRNAINNGLLPIVCPEAVDAIEPGEEIEIDLETGTIHCRTGVFPFPPLSPTVRAILEAGGLIPMLCRRLGLPIPSGLFPSQEG, via the coding sequence ATGCGTTTGCGCGGACGCGTCTGGAAGTATGGAGATCACATCAACACCGATGTCATCTTCCCCGGCAAATACACTTACACGATCACCGATCCGGCGGAGATGGCTCGCCATGCGCTGGAGGATCTGGACCCGGCGTTCGCCCGGGAAGTTCGGCCGGGAGACATCATCGTGGCCGGCCGCAACTGGGGGTGTGGGTCCTCCCGGGAGCAGGCGGTGATCGCCCTGAAAGCCGCCGGGGTGCGAGCGATCATCGCCAAATCCTTCGCCCGCATCTACTTCCGCAACGCCATCAACAACGGCCTGTTGCCGATCGTGTGTCCAGAGGCCGTCGACGCTATCGAGCCGGGCGAGGAGATCGAGATCGACTTGGAGACCGGCACTATCCATTGCCGGACCGGCGTCTTTCCCTTCCCGCCCCTTTCCCCAACCGTCCGGGCGATCCTGGAAGCCGGAGGCCTGATCCCGATGCTCTGCCGCCGCCTGGGCCTGCCCATCCCTTCCGGGCTCTTCCCCTCCCAGGAAGGTTAG
- a CDS encoding YfhO family protein, which translates to MRVALLAFDLYIALLFWIQARWARRSETRSRARMSALVALAHLLFFWPVVGAGIYLPRGGGDLWGQLYPIWAFVAAEVRRGRFPLWNPRLLGGDPIFAEGQFGLFNPWNGPLFALDPLPIEAVLWRAMLPTLWAGLGMLHLLSRSRWIRVSPPSALAGSLAYMFSSPFVVHVGHPQISEAMAGFPWALLGLEQSMRPGAPVRLLRGGVAIAMMVFSGHGQAVSYALMGAAVGMLLMPGPGSLFRRWLRGMAAMALGILLAAPMLVPAIERLPMTERAVVPLEQRHGYEMAWEDLLDLLSPLIHGRNASEWWSAHRGRVETGYIGAGALALAVFGAFRPPKGRAVGMLLSIGLLGLGLALGRASPLYVLLSSLPVFGLAWKTARAVFLLSFALAVLAAWGLEHRRRFWNLTCVLLIAGGLIGAIPLLARIAPPGIPRERALMGLALATAWALGLIGVYRMPSRRGRWIALALLLGEHLMVSAPAEIEGRSPLEGFVHPQALAFLRSDPGWFRVDVDPSAWGLWPPNALQVAGFDTPLGSGNPMNLRAFPSLYWMIPHRTAPAYRMLGVKYIVVPKGHPPGGEGIWPVFVGDPQVDVHLHTGALPRAWLVYRTEVVGAQAEALPRVLAPDFAPERVAVVENGPLLHGEGKGRIELLRIEPNRLELHVETDAPALLMLSEVFYPGWQAFLDGRPIPIYRTNFAFRGVFVPPGAHDLVFRFQPASLTLGLMLAMAALGGVLLAHLARHGRRDPAPGSGKCRL; encoded by the coding sequence ATGCGGGTCGCCCTTCTCGCCTTTGATCTTTACATCGCCCTCCTTTTTTGGATCCAGGCCCGCTGGGCCCGGCGGTCGGAAACCCGATCCCGGGCGCGGATGAGCGCCCTGGTAGCGCTGGCCCATCTTCTGTTCTTCTGGCCGGTGGTCGGGGCGGGCATTTATTTGCCGCGGGGAGGGGGCGATCTCTGGGGTCAGCTATATCCGATCTGGGCGTTCGTGGCTGCCGAGGTGCGCCGCGGGCGTTTTCCCCTCTGGAACCCCCGTTTGCTGGGCGGCGATCCGATCTTTGCGGAAGGGCAGTTCGGTCTCTTCAACCCCTGGAACGGCCCGCTGTTCGCTCTGGATCCCCTCCCCATCGAGGCGGTGCTCTGGCGTGCCATGCTGCCGACCCTCTGGGCGGGCCTCGGCATGCTTCACCTGCTTTCCCGATCTCGATGGATTCGGGTCTCGCCGCCGTCGGCGCTGGCCGGCAGCCTGGCGTATATGTTCTCCTCCCCCTTTGTAGTCCATGTGGGTCATCCCCAGATCAGCGAGGCGATGGCCGGGTTCCCGTGGGCGCTGCTGGGGCTGGAGCAGAGCATGCGGCCCGGGGCGCCGGTGCGCTTGCTTCGGGGCGGCGTCGCGATCGCCATGATGGTCTTCAGCGGGCACGGGCAGGCCGTTTCCTACGCGCTGATGGGAGCCGCGGTGGGGATGCTGCTGATGCCGGGGCCGGGATCCCTTTTCCGACGTTGGCTGCGGGGAATGGCGGCGATGGCGCTGGGGATCCTCCTCGCCGCCCCGATGCTGGTTCCGGCGATCGAGCGCCTGCCCATGACGGAACGAGCGGTCGTGCCGCTGGAACAGCGACATGGCTACGAGATGGCCTGGGAGGATCTCCTGGATCTGCTTTCCCCCCTCATCCATGGCCGGAACGCGTCGGAATGGTGGTCTGCCCATCGGGGGCGGGTTGAGACGGGATATATCGGAGCTGGGGCGCTGGCCCTGGCGGTCTTCGGGGCCTTTCGCCCTCCAAAGGGGCGAGCCGTAGGGATGCTTCTATCCATCGGGCTGCTGGGGCTGGGGCTGGCGCTCGGTCGTGCTTCCCCCCTCTATGTGCTGCTGTCTTCCCTGCCTGTCTTCGGTCTGGCATGGAAAACGGCGCGTGCGGTGTTCCTGCTGAGCTTCGCCCTTGCCGTTCTGGCGGCCTGGGGCCTGGAGCATCGCCGGCGGTTCTGGAATCTGACGTGTGTTCTCCTCATCGCCGGAGGGCTGATCGGAGCGATCCCGCTGCTCGCTCGGATCGCCCCGCCCGGGATCCCCCGGGAACGGGCGCTCATGGGGCTGGCCCTCGCCACCGCATGGGCGCTGGGCCTGATCGGAGTGTATCGAATGCCGTCCCGACGGGGTCGCTGGATCGCCCTGGCGCTTCTCCTGGGGGAGCATCTGATGGTGAGCGCCCCCGCTGAGATCGAGGGGCGCTCCCCGCTGGAAGGCTTCGTTCATCCCCAGGCCCTCGCCTTCCTGCGGTCCGATCCCGGATGGTTCCGGGTGGATGTCGATCCGTCCGCGTGGGGCCTGTGGCCCCCGAACGCCCTCCAGGTCGCCGGGTTCGATACCCCTTTGGGAAGCGGGAACCCGATGAACCTGCGAGCGTTCCCCAGCCTATACTGGATGATCCCGCATCGAACGGCGCCGGCCTATCGAATGCTGGGGGTGAAATACATCGTGGTGCCAAAGGGGCATCCGCCGGGCGGGGAGGGGATCTGGCCGGTGTTTGTGGGAGATCCCCAGGTGGATGTGCACCTGCATACCGGTGCGCTCCCCCGGGCCTGGCTGGTCTACCGGACGGAGGTCGTGGGCGCTCAGGCGGAAGCGCTGCCCCGTGTGCTGGCCCCGGATTTCGCTCCCGAGCGGGTGGCGGTGGTGGAAAACGGCCCGCTTCTCCATGGGGAAGGGAAGGGCCGCATCGAGCTGTTGCGCATCGAGCCCAACCGGCTGGAGCTCCATGTGGAAACGGATGCGCCGGCGTTGCTCATGCTCAGCGAGGTCTTCTATCCGGGATGGCAGGCCTTTCTGGACGGGCGCCCTATCCCGATCTATCGGACCAATTTCGCGTTCCGTGGGGTCTTCGTCCCCCCGGGAGCGCACGATCTGGTGTTTCGCTTTCAGCCGGCCTCTCTAACGCTGGGCCTGATGCTGGCGATGGCCGCCCTGGGGGGCGTCCTGCTGGCCCACCTCGCCCGCCACGGCCGTCGGGATCCCGCTCCCGGATCTGGCAAGTGTCGGCTGTGA
- a CDS encoding GYD domain-containing protein: protein MAIYIMLSTLTDEGAETIKERPERILEVNREVEAMGVKVLAQYAVLGPYDFVNIVEAPDNETVARVSVELASRGSVKIMTLPAIPIEEFIRRVKG from the coding sequence ATGGCGATCTATATTATGCTCAGCACCCTGACCGATGAGGGCGCGGAGACCATTAAGGAGCGCCCCGAGCGCATCCTGGAGGTGAATCGCGAAGTCGAGGCGATGGGAGTGAAGGTCCTGGCTCAGTATGCGGTGCTGGGACCCTATGATTTCGTCAACATTGTGGAGGCGCCGGACAACGAGACGGTGGCCCGGGTCTCGGTGGAGCTGGCCTCCCGGGGCAGCGTGAAGATCATGACGCTGCCGGCCATCCCCATTGAGGAGTTCATCCGCCGGGTGAAAGGATAG
- a CDS encoding response regulator, whose translation MATVMIIEDDPQMARMLATLLEFEGYAAVICPSPEQALDCIREARPNVVVMDFYLGKTRAPGLLRSLREDPDLRGVRVIVVSGDDQETAARAAGADAFLLKPFPMEELIQRIRKLG comes from the coding sequence ATGGCGACCGTCATGATCATCGAGGATGACCCTCAGATGGCCCGGATGTTGGCCACCCTGCTGGAATTCGAGGGCTATGCGGCGGTAATCTGCCCATCCCCCGAACAGGCCCTGGATTGCATCCGGGAAGCCCGGCCGAACGTGGTCGTGATGGACTTCTATCTGGGGAAGACGAGAGCGCCCGGGCTATTGCGTTCGTTGCGGGAAGACCCAGACCTCAGAGGGGTGCGGGTGATTGTGGTTTCCGGGGATGATCAGGAAACGGCTGCGCGGGCCGCAGGGGCGGATGCGTTTTTATTAAAGCCGTTTCCCATGGAAGAATTGATCCAGCGCATCCGGAAGCTGGGCTGA
- the lon gene encoding endopeptidase La, producing MGIQPEAGRGQAEPAVEIPEELPILPLRGVVVYPLTVVPLAIGQPRSIRLIDDAVLGRKLIGLVASKRPELEEPMPEDCYTVGTLALIQRLLRMPDGTMRILVLGLERIRITEYTATQPYLKARVERHPETMTPGPELEALRRKTAELFARMVELIPGLPDQLGSMAMAVEDPKQLAYAVATYLRMSLQEAQEILELDDVAAKLHKLIALLTREIEVLELGRKIQSEAQAQVEKMQREFFLRQQLEAIRRELGEADEHQMEVEEFRRKIEEAGMPPEARREALRELERMAKLPPASAEYGVIRTYLDWMVSLPWNKTTPDNLDVAHARKVLDEDHYGLQDVKERILEYLAVRKLKQERAAQLEELETRDYIRRAREGAILCFVGPPGVGKTSLGQSIARAMGRKFTRIALGGIRDEAEIRGFRRTYVGAMPGRIIQALRRVESRNPVFMLDEVDKIGADWRGDPASALLEVLDPEQNREFRDHYLDVPFDLSQVLFICTANQLDTIPAPLRDRMEIIFIPGYTETEKFHIAMGYLIPRQLRENGLLPGEITFTEAAVRRIIREYTREAGVRNLERAIGRVCRKVATRIAEGATEAALVDAEDVPRYLGKPLFTEEEITQRVEVPGVAIGLAWTPTGGDVLFIEATRMPGSKGFVLTGSLGEVMRESAQAALSYVRAHAKDYGIPERFFEQSDIHIHVPAGAVPKDGPSAGITIVTALVSLLTERPVRPDVGMTGEITLRGKVLPVGGIKEKVLAAHRVGLRTVILPKRNEKDLEDVPEDVRQAMQFVLVETIEEALQVALQDRRESARAVSKDGARRSRAPAKAKTGRSSR from the coding sequence ATGGGGATCCAGCCGGAGGCCGGGCGGGGCCAGGCGGAGCCCGCGGTGGAGATCCCGGAGGAGCTGCCCATCCTTCCCCTGCGGGGCGTGGTGGTTTACCCGCTGACCGTGGTCCCTCTGGCCATCGGGCAGCCCCGGTCCATCCGGCTGATCGATGATGCCGTCCTGGGCAGGAAGCTGATCGGGTTGGTGGCCAGTAAGCGGCCGGAGCTGGAAGAGCCCATGCCCGAGGACTGTTACACGGTGGGCACGCTGGCCCTCATCCAGCGTCTGCTCCGGATGCCCGACGGCACGATGCGGATCCTGGTCCTGGGCCTGGAGCGGATCCGCATCACGGAATACACGGCCACCCAGCCCTACCTGAAGGCCCGCGTGGAGCGCCACCCGGAGACCATGACCCCGGGTCCAGAGCTGGAAGCCCTTCGCCGCAAGACCGCCGAGCTCTTCGCCCGCATGGTGGAGCTGATCCCCGGCCTCCCGGATCAGCTGGGGTCGATGGCGATGGCGGTGGAGGATCCGAAGCAGCTGGCCTATGCGGTGGCCACATATCTCCGGATGTCCCTCCAGGAGGCTCAGGAGATCCTGGAGCTGGACGACGTGGCCGCGAAGCTGCATAAGCTCATCGCCCTCCTGACCCGCGAGATCGAGGTCCTGGAGCTGGGCCGCAAGATCCAGTCGGAGGCCCAGGCCCAGGTGGAGAAAATGCAGCGGGAGTTCTTCCTCCGCCAGCAGCTGGAGGCGATCCGCCGGGAGCTGGGCGAGGCCGATGAGCACCAGATGGAGGTCGAGGAGTTCCGGCGGAAGATCGAGGAAGCCGGGATGCCGCCGGAAGCCCGACGGGAGGCTCTGCGGGAGCTGGAGCGCATGGCCAAGCTGCCCCCCGCCTCCGCCGAATACGGCGTAATTCGCACTTATCTGGACTGGATGGTCAGCCTCCCCTGGAACAAGACGACCCCCGACAACCTGGATGTCGCCCACGCCCGTAAAGTCCTGGATGAGGATCACTACGGCCTCCAGGATGTCAAGGAGCGGATCCTGGAGTATCTGGCGGTGCGCAAGTTGAAACAGGAACGGGCAGCGCAGCTGGAGGAGCTGGAAACCCGGGACTACATCCGCCGGGCCCGCGAGGGGGCTATCCTCTGCTTCGTGGGACCGCCGGGGGTAGGGAAAACCTCCCTGGGTCAATCGATCGCCCGCGCGATGGGGCGCAAGTTCACCCGCATCGCCCTGGGCGGCATCCGCGACGAGGCGGAGATCCGCGGCTTCCGCCGGACCTACGTGGGGGCCATGCCCGGGCGCATCATCCAGGCGCTGCGCCGGGTGGAATCCCGCAACCCGGTCTTCATGCTGGACGAGGTGGATAAGATCGGGGCGGACTGGCGGGGCGATCCCGCTTCGGCGTTGCTGGAGGTGCTGGATCCCGAGCAGAACCGAGAGTTCCGGGATCATTATCTCGATGTGCCTTTTGATCTCTCCCAGGTGCTCTTCATCTGCACCGCCAACCAGCTGGACACCATCCCCGCGCCCCTTCGGGATCGAATGGAGATCATCTTCATCCCGGGCTACACGGAGACAGAGAAGTTCCACATCGCGATGGGCTATCTGATCCCGCGGCAGCTGCGGGAGAACGGCCTGTTGCCCGGGGAGATCACCTTCACCGAAGCGGCGGTGCGCCGCATCATCCGGGAATACACCCGCGAGGCGGGAGTCCGGAACCTGGAGCGGGCCATCGGACGGGTCTGCCGCAAGGTGGCCACCCGCATCGCTGAAGGCGCCACAGAAGCCGCCCTGGTGGACGCGGAGGATGTCCCCCGCTATCTGGGCAAGCCGCTGTTCACCGAGGAGGAGATCACCCAGCGGGTGGAGGTCCCGGGGGTAGCCATCGGGCTGGCGTGGACGCCGACGGGGGGCGATGTGCTCTTTATTGAAGCGACGCGGATGCCGGGGAGCAAGGGGTTTGTCCTCACCGGCTCCCTGGGGGAGGTCATGCGGGAGTCCGCCCAGGCGGCCTTGAGCTACGTGCGGGCCCACGCGAAGGATTACGGGATCCCGGAACGGTTCTTCGAGCAGAGCGATATCCACATTCACGTGCCGGCGGGCGCCGTGCCCAAGGATGGCCCCTCGGCGGGCATCACCATCGTCACCGCCCTCGTCTCCCTGCTCACCGAGCGCCCGGTGCGGCCGGATGTGGGGATGACCGGGGAGATCACCCTGCGGGGGAAGGTGCTGCCCGTGGGAGGGATCAAGGAGAAGGTGCTGGCCGCCCACCGGGTGGGTTTGCGCACCGTGATCCTTCCGAAGCGGAACGAGAAGGATCTGGAGGACGTCCCCGAGGACGTCCGCCAGGCGATGCAGTTCGTGCTGGTGGAGACCATCGAGGAGGCCCTGCAGGTGGCCTTGCAAGACCGTCGGGAAAGCGCCCGGGCCGTCTCCAAAGACGGAGCGCGGCGCTCCCGCGCGCCGGCGAAAGCGAAAACGGGGCGCTCCTCCCGATAA
- a CDS encoding Hsp20/alpha crystallin family protein, producing MDEFERAFDRFESQMERLLQDILTRQRWLLRHGNAWRPPTDVYETDEAVVVRVEIAGLRPEDVMVALHDRWLVISGYRHDPTPKVAYHQLEIHYGEFHVEVYLPWALDAEAAQATYRDGFLIVTLPKKPPLTITVRTPRRLQIRSEPNS from the coding sequence ATGGATGAGTTCGAGCGAGCCTTCGATCGGTTCGAATCCCAGATGGAGCGCCTCCTTCAGGATATCCTGACCCGTCAGCGATGGCTGTTGCGCCATGGGAACGCCTGGCGTCCCCCCACGGATGTCTATGAAACCGATGAGGCCGTGGTGGTGCGGGTGGAGATCGCCGGGTTGCGCCCTGAGGACGTGATGGTGGCGCTGCACGATCGCTGGCTGGTGATCAGCGGCTACCGGCACGATCCCACCCCCAAGGTCGCCTATCATCAACTGGAGATCCATTACGGGGAATTCCATGTGGAAGTCTATCTCCCCTGGGCTCTGGATGCGGAGGCGGCCCAGGCGACCTATCGCGACGGCTTCCTGATTGTGACGCTTCCCAAGAAGCCGCCGCTGACCATTACGGTGCGGACGCCGCGGCGTCTGCAGATCCGATCGGAGCCAAACTCGTGA
- a CDS encoding tRNA-binding protein, which translates to MALITFEDFLKVDMRVGRILRAEPHPRARKPSIRLWIDFGPEIGVRTSSAALADRYRPEELVGTLVIAVVNFPPKNVAGFNSEVLVLGVPDEAGRVVLLRPDAEVPLGGRVF; encoded by the coding sequence ATGGCCCTCATCACCTTTGAGGACTTCCTGAAAGTCGACATGCGGGTGGGGCGCATCCTCCGCGCCGAGCCGCATCCGCGGGCGCGCAAGCCTTCGATCCGGCTCTGGATTGACTTCGGCCCCGAGATCGGCGTGCGGACCAGCAGCGCCGCGCTGGCGGATCGCTACCGGCCGGAGGAGCTGGTCGGGACGCTGGTGATCGCGGTGGTGAACTTCCCTCCCAAAAACGTGGCCGGCTTCAACTCCGAAGTGCTGGTCCTGGGCGTTCCCGACGAGGCCGGCCGGGTGGTTCTTCTGCGGCCCGATGCCGAGGTTCCCTTAGGCGGCCGCGTGTTCTAA
- a CDS encoding aspartate aminotransferase family protein → MSAKAHLSPVWLRIFELEVAHGEGVYLYATDGRRYLDFTSGIGVTNTGHCHPKVVAAIQEQAARLLHGQINIVIHRPVLELVEELLTIVPAPLDTFFFANSGAEAVEAAVKLARYATGRPNIIVFQGSFHGRTHMAMALTTSKTIYRAGYQPLPAGVYVAPYPYAYRYGWDEETTLRFCLRELDLLLKSQTAPEETAAILVEPILGEGGYVVPPRGFLTALRERCDHYGILLIADEVQTGFGRTGRFFAVEHEGVAPDILIMAKGIASGLPLSGIAARADLMARWKPGAHGGTFGANAVACAAAVATIRVMKEEKLPENAAARGTELLEGLRRLAPRFPAIGDVRGRGLMVGVEFTRNGEPDTALAKAVQAACFRRGLLLLTCGTYDNVIRWIPPLIVTAGQIQEGLHIFEEALGEAMEAAV, encoded by the coding sequence ATGTCGGCCAAAGCCCATCTCTCCCCCGTATGGCTGCGCATCTTCGAGCTCGAAGTCGCCCATGGCGAAGGCGTCTATCTTTACGCGACCGACGGTCGGCGCTATCTGGATTTCACCAGCGGGATCGGGGTGACCAACACCGGCCACTGCCATCCGAAGGTGGTGGCCGCGATCCAGGAACAGGCAGCCCGCCTGCTCCACGGTCAGATCAACATCGTCATCCACCGTCCTGTGCTGGAGCTGGTGGAGGAGCTGCTCACCATTGTCCCCGCCCCGCTGGACACCTTCTTCTTCGCGAACAGCGGCGCGGAGGCGGTCGAGGCGGCGGTGAAGCTGGCCCGCTACGCCACCGGGAGGCCGAACATCATTGTCTTCCAGGGCAGCTTCCATGGGCGGACCCACATGGCCATGGCCCTGACCACCAGTAAGACGATCTATCGGGCCGGGTATCAGCCGTTGCCCGCCGGCGTCTACGTCGCGCCCTATCCATACGCCTATCGCTATGGCTGGGATGAGGAGACCACGCTTCGCTTCTGCCTTCGGGAGCTGGATCTCCTCCTCAAATCCCAGACGGCCCCGGAGGAGACAGCGGCCATCCTGGTGGAGCCCATCCTGGGCGAGGGCGGCTACGTGGTCCCCCCGCGGGGCTTTCTAACCGCCCTGCGGGAGCGGTGCGATCATTATGGGATCCTGCTGATCGCCGATGAGGTCCAGACCGGCTTCGGGCGGACCGGGCGCTTCTTCGCGGTGGAGCATGAGGGAGTGGCGCCGGACATCCTGATCATGGCCAAGGGGATCGCCTCCGGGCTTCCGCTGTCGGGGATCGCGGCGCGGGCGGATCTGATGGCCCGCTGGAAACCCGGCGCCCACGGCGGGACCTTCGGGGCCAACGCCGTCGCATGCGCGGCGGCCGTGGCGACGATCCGGGTGATGAAAGAGGAGAAGCTCCCGGAGAACGCGGCGGCCCGGGGAACGGAGCTGCTGGAAGGCCTGCGCCGGCTGGCCCCCCGCTTCCCCGCCATCGGGGATGTGCGCGGGCGCGGCCTGATGGTGGGCGTAGAGTTCACCCGCAATGGCGAGCCGGATACCGCACTGGCGAAGGCGGTCCAGGCCGCATGTTTCCGCCGCGGCCTGCTCCTGCTCACCTGCGGAACCTACGACAACGTCATCCGCTGGATCCCGCCCCTCATCGTGACCGCCGGGCAGATCCAGGAAGGGCTCCATATCTTTGAAGAGGCCCTGGGGGAAGCTATGGAAGCCGCTGTGTAA
- a CDS encoding CCA tRNA nucleotidyltransferase, protein MPRALLEPLKRLLDESLYEARVVGGAVRDRLIGREPNDFDVVVVGPALRLARALADRIGGFFYILDARREFGRVVWRSPEGRRFYVDLTRREGASWEEDLRRRDFTINAMMVDLDAFLGAGPFVPFDPLRGMEDLQAGRLRLCAPDAFHQDPVRILRAVRFEAEFGLRMTTETEQALQEALPGLARVAPERVREELVKILMIPPVVRSLRRMETLGILPEVLPEVANLRGVGQSPPHVWDVYEHTLRTVAAMERLLGSRMASPEWYDLPPRWAEIEAAMAPWWERFVARWEEEVAIDHPRRALLLLAALLHDIGKPATRTVEPDGRVRFISHERVGAEWAAHRLEALRFSNDEIEEVEVMVRHHMWPHGLARGRLTPRAIYRFFREVGERGVDLALLALADTLAVWGPTLTDAVWTPRLETARALWRAFFEAPERFVRPVPLVRGEDLLAMGVPEGPQIGRILEAIREAQAAGEITTREEALALARRLIDEAGAPEPRR, encoded by the coding sequence ATGCCCCGAGCGCTGCTGGAGCCGCTGAAGCGCCTGCTGGACGAAAGCCTCTATGAGGCCCGGGTGGTCGGTGGGGCGGTGCGGGATCGTCTGATCGGCCGGGAGCCGAACGATTTCGATGTGGTGGTGGTCGGCCCGGCCTTGCGCCTGGCCCGCGCCCTGGCCGATCGGATCGGCGGGTTCTTCTACATCCTCGACGCCCGGCGGGAGTTCGGACGGGTGGTCTGGCGAAGCCCCGAGGGCCGCCGGTTCTATGTCGACCTCACCCGACGGGAGGGTGCCTCCTGGGAGGAGGATCTCCGGCGCCGCGATTTCACCATCAATGCCATGATGGTCGACCTCGATGCATTCCTCGGCGCGGGGCCGTTTGTTCCTTTCGATCCCTTGAGGGGGATGGAGGACCTGCAGGCTGGGCGGTTGCGCCTCTGCGCCCCGGATGCCTTCCATCAGGACCCCGTCCGGATCCTCCGGGCGGTCCGCTTCGAAGCGGAGTTCGGGCTGCGGATGACGACGGAGACGGAGCAGGCGCTCCAGGAAGCGCTCCCCGGGCTGGCCCGGGTCGCCCCGGAGCGGGTGCGGGAGGAGCTGGTCAAAATCCTGATGATCCCCCCCGTCGTCCGCAGCCTGCGGCGGATGGAAACCCTGGGGATCCTCCCCGAGGTGCTGCCCGAGGTGGCGAATCTGCGCGGTGTGGGTCAGAGCCCACCCCACGTGTGGGACGTCTATGAGCACACGCTGCGGACGGTTGCCGCGATGGAACGGTTGCTGGGAAGCCGGATGGCGTCGCCCGAATGGTATGATCTCCCGCCGCGATGGGCGGAGATCGAGGCCGCGATGGCTCCATGGTGGGAGCGCTTTGTCGCTCGCTGGGAGGAAGAAGTGGCGATCGATCACCCCCGCCGGGCCTTGTTGTTGCTGGCCGCGTTGCTGCACGATATCGGGAAACCGGCGACCCGGACGGTGGAGCCGGATGGGCGGGTGCGGTTCATCAGCCATGAACGGGTGGGGGCGGAATGGGCCGCCCATCGCCTGGAGGCCCTCCGCTTCAGCAATGATGAGATCGAGGAGGTCGAGGTGATGGTCCGCCATCACATGTGGCCGCACGGGCTGGCGCGGGGACGGCTCACGCCGCGGGCGATCTATCGGTTTTTCCGGGAGGTGGGGGAGCGAGGTGTGGATCTGGCCCTGCTGGCCCTGGCGGATACCCTGGCGGTCTGGGGTCCGACCCTGACCGATGCGGTCTGGACCCCCCGACTGGAGACCGCGCGGGCTCTGTGGCGGGCCTTTTTCGAGGCGCCGGAGCGGTTCGTCCGGCCGGTTCCCCTGGTTCGAGGGGAGGATCTTCTGGCCATGGGGGTGCCGGAGGGCCCGCAGATCGGCCGTATTCTGGAGGCGATCCGCGAGGCCCAGGCGGCGGGCGAGATCACCACGCGGGAGGAAGCCCTCGCCCTCGCTCGACGCCTGATCGATGAAGCCGGGGCGCCGGAGCCCCGGAGGTGA